Proteins from a genomic interval of Flammeovirgaceae bacterium SG7u.111:
- a CDS encoding ATP-binding protein has product MHSLNSGKMLVSGVLLILSFVVMDFVISLKTREVTRGMAYELAYESAQSKGQLLSKDFELSLNITRQLRNIMIELREREKNDRSLMDSIMSKVLKNNQEVYGIWTVWEPNAFDGKDLEFARRAHSNGRFMPYWRRDGTLIKKYQCSEKETTELYAQAQVSRQEVFLNPHHHMVEEDTMLIICSLVPIIDQGDFLGVVGVYFELEDLKNRIEGIEVRDGGYASLVANNGVFVVHPEQGYIGKDINERYEADAVKKSIEKGQLFTHKVFSEYLGEEVYRVYVPVVMKDPNEPWSLIINIPDKAINASSRELSFYTLGIGMGTTLIIFFLLFYSVKGWGYELKRRQEVNARLSSVLESPTGVSIFSIDLSNQYLTFNKLHEKQIQEEYEITIFVGMDVQSFIKAPYDSLLKNGFAKAKEGSSYVVQRKYKRKYFEVIFNPIFDKDKEVIGITVFEIDITKSKTAEMELLTYRDQLEKLVEKRTEELNRQKDELHGQKERIKELLEDSNQKNEELNTTLSQLKSTQTKLLNSEKLASLGQLTAGIAHEINNPVNFISSNIYPLRRDFSDIKKLIEAVDRLPESEDKLALVNEIVSLNEELEVDFLIQEIDQMLDGLAEGARRTKDIVTGLRNFSRMDEGVWEIYDLQEGLDATLNLLNNKIKNEIEVVKNYSKLSHVECQPGKVNQVFMNLLSNAIQAMENSSQPKVLTIETKQEEEYVMISIGDEGNGMTEEVKKKIFEPFFTTKPVGEGTGLGLSISYGIIEQHGGRIDVESQVGEGTTFTVWLPVSREIGF; this is encoded by the coding sequence ATGCATAGTCTTAACAGCGGTAAAATGCTGGTATCAGGTGTTTTACTGATTCTTTCTTTCGTGGTGATGGACTTTGTGATTTCCTTAAAAACAAGGGAAGTGACAAGGGGAATGGCCTATGAGCTTGCTTACGAATCGGCGCAGAGCAAGGGGCAATTGCTTAGCAAAGATTTTGAGCTTTCGCTAAACATCACTCGCCAACTCCGAAATATAATGATAGAGTTGAGGGAACGGGAGAAAAACGACAGGTCATTGATGGATAGCATCATGTCAAAGGTCTTAAAGAATAACCAGGAAGTGTATGGGATATGGACGGTGTGGGAGCCTAATGCATTTGATGGGAAAGATTTGGAGTTTGCGAGGCGCGCACATAGCAACGGACGGTTTATGCCCTATTGGCGCAGGGATGGAACGTTGATAAAGAAATACCAATGCTCGGAAAAGGAAACAACAGAACTGTATGCACAAGCTCAAGTCAGTAGGCAAGAAGTGTTTTTAAATCCTCATCATCATATGGTAGAGGAAGATACGATGCTTATTATTTGTTCGCTAGTTCCTATCATAGACCAAGGTGATTTTTTGGGTGTTGTTGGGGTTTATTTTGAGTTGGAAGATTTAAAAAATAGGATTGAAGGTATAGAGGTAAGAGATGGAGGATATGCTTCCTTAGTAGCTAACAATGGAGTGTTTGTGGTGCACCCGGAGCAGGGGTATATTGGTAAGGACATTAACGAGAGGTACGAAGCCGATGCTGTAAAAAAATCGATTGAGAAAGGGCAGTTGTTTACCCACAAAGTGTTTTCAGAATATTTGGGTGAAGAGGTTTACAGGGTGTATGTTCCAGTTGTGATGAAAGATCCGAACGAGCCATGGTCGCTTATTATCAACATACCCGACAAAGCGATTAACGCCAGTTCGCGTGAACTCAGTTTTTATACCTTAGGTATCGGGATGGGGACTACTCTCATTATCTTTTTCTTACTTTTTTATTCAGTAAAAGGTTGGGGGTATGAATTAAAAAGACGACAAGAAGTGAATGCTCGGCTCAGCTCCGTGTTAGAAAGCCCAACGGGAGTCTCTATTTTTTCCATAGACTTATCCAATCAGTACCTTACCTTCAACAAATTGCACGAAAAGCAGATTCAAGAAGAGTATGAGATCACAATTTTTGTGGGAATGGATGTGCAATCTTTTATAAAAGCTCCTTACGACTCCCTTTTGAAAAATGGATTTGCCAAAGCCAAAGAAGGTAGTTCGTATGTGGTGCAGCGGAAATATAAACGTAAGTACTTTGAGGTTATTTTCAACCCTATTTTTGATAAGGATAAAGAGGTGATTGGGATTACCGTTTTTGAAATTGATATCACCAAAAGTAAAACTGCCGAAATGGAGCTGTTGACCTATCGGGATCAGCTGGAAAAGTTGGTGGAGAAGAGAACGGAGGAGTTGAATAGGCAAAAAGACGAGCTTCACGGCCAAAAGGAGCGGATTAAAGAGCTGTTGGAAGACAGCAACCAGAAAAATGAGGAGCTAAACACGACACTTTCCCAACTAAAAAGCACGCAGACGAAGCTTCTTAATTCAGAAAAGCTGGCTTCTTTAGGGCAACTTACCGCAGGTATTGCCCATGAGATAAACAACCCTGTTAATTTTATAAGCTCGAACATCTATCCCCTCCGCAGGGATTTTAGCGATATCAAAAAACTGATAGAGGCAGTGGACAGGTTGCCTGAAAGTGAGGACAAACTTGCTTTGGTAAATGAAATAGTATCACTGAACGAAGAGCTAGAAGTAGATTTCTTGATACAGGAAATAGACCAGATGCTCGATGGCTTAGCGGAAGGGGCTAGAAGAACGAAGGACATTGTCACGGGTCTGAGAAATTTCTCTAGAATGGACGAGGGAGTGTGGGAAATCTACGATTTGCAAGAAGGCTTGGATGCTACGCTCAACCTGCTCAACAATAAGATTAAAAATGAAATAGAGGTAGTGAAAAACTACAGCAAACTATCCCATGTGGAGTGCCAGCCGGGCAAGGTCAACCAAGTGTTTATGAACCTGCTTTCCAATGCTATCCAAGCTATGGAGAACTCTTCCCAGCCTAAAGTATTGACCATTGAAACCAAACAAGAAGAAGAGTACGTGATGATCAGTATCGGCGATGAAGGAAATGGGATGACAGAAGAGGTGAAGAAGAAGATATTTGAGCCTTTTTTCACGACCAAACCTGTAGGCGAAGGGACTGGTTTGGGGCTTTCCATTAGCTATGGCATCATAGAGCAACACGGCGGTAGAATTGATGTAGAAAGCCAAGTAGGAGAAGGAACTACTTTTACCGTTTGGCTACCCGTTTCGAGGGAAATCGGGTTTTAG
- the recQ gene encoding DNA helicase RecQ produces MKFIPLPMVLEKVLQKHFGYSSFRPQQKEIIEHVLEGKDAVVLMPTGGGKSICYQVPALVKEGLTVVISPLIALMQDQVQSLRANGVEAAFLNSSLNAEQESEIRGKLEKGEIKLLYVSPEKLFSRNFLDYLGILKLSLFAIDEAHCVSSWGHHFRPEYKKLYILKETFPNIPVVALTATADKAVRSDIGTLLKLDQPKYFIASFDRPNLSLAVLPGRKKWEQIQGIVEKYRGKSGIVYCSSRKATESLAVKLQGIGLKADFYHAGLDNLTRHKTQEDFIQGDLDIICATVAFGMGIDKADVRYVIHNNMPGNLESYYQEIGRAGRDGLPSETVLFYSYRDVQTHIGFMEDITDDAYRKIQMAKLDRMQEFAESQVCRRKVLMTYFSEIPEEDCGNCDVCKNPPKYFDGTMLAQMALSAMVRTKEKVGITTLVDILKGTYSNAVQEHGYSQIKTFGAGRQTTNFAWLLFIQQFIQQGIVELDYKDHYNLKLTRLSKEILFEGKKVQLVTPETIKERQEQQKQVKIESTPTKAAINPSLFEKLRILRKELAEAQGVPAFMVFGDASLKDMCEKLPKSMQEFLNVSGVGEHKAKQYGEEFLNVLSKFGPTPKQKGDTHKITLSMYRDGKSVEEIAQERGIQPTTVYSHFAKLISDGEAVDIHELVSEEEIKKMEKAVGELGFQDALKPYFDFYNGELEYGKIRVALSFLKLENNES; encoded by the coding sequence ATGAAATTTATTCCCCTCCCAATGGTTCTTGAAAAAGTATTACAAAAACATTTTGGCTATAGCAGCTTTCGTCCACAGCAAAAGGAGATTATTGAGCATGTGTTGGAAGGTAAGGATGCGGTGGTACTGATGCCTACGGGAGGTGGTAAATCCATTTGTTATCAAGTGCCTGCGTTAGTCAAAGAAGGGCTTACCGTGGTCATTTCCCCACTTATTGCCCTAATGCAAGACCAGGTCCAAAGCTTGCGAGCCAATGGAGTGGAAGCGGCATTTCTCAATTCTAGTTTGAATGCGGAGCAGGAAAGTGAGATTCGGGGGAAGCTAGAAAAAGGCGAGATCAAGCTGTTGTATGTCTCTCCTGAGAAATTGTTTTCAAGAAACTTTCTCGATTACCTAGGCATATTAAAACTTTCCCTTTTTGCCATAGACGAAGCCCATTGTGTGAGTAGCTGGGGGCATCATTTCCGACCCGAATATAAAAAGCTATACATATTAAAAGAAACATTCCCCAATATCCCTGTAGTAGCGCTTACCGCTACTGCCGATAAGGCTGTTCGTTCGGATATTGGTACACTTTTGAAGCTGGACCAGCCCAAATATTTCATCGCCTCTTTCGATCGACCCAACTTATCTCTTGCGGTGTTGCCCGGAAGGAAAAAGTGGGAGCAGATACAAGGGATAGTGGAGAAATACAGGGGGAAAAGCGGTATTGTCTATTGCAGTAGCAGAAAAGCGACGGAATCTCTTGCGGTAAAGCTTCAGGGAATAGGCTTAAAAGCGGATTTCTACCACGCAGGGCTAGATAACTTGACTCGCCACAAAACGCAGGAGGATTTCATCCAAGGAGATTTGGATATAATTTGTGCTACGGTAGCCTTCGGAATGGGCATTGACAAAGCCGATGTTCGGTATGTGATACATAATAATATGCCTGGAAACTTGGAAAGTTATTACCAAGAAATTGGGCGTGCGGGTAGGGATGGGCTTCCCTCCGAAACCGTTCTTTTTTACAGTTACCGTGATGTGCAAACCCATATTGGGTTTATGGAAGACATTACGGACGATGCCTACCGCAAAATCCAGATGGCGAAGCTGGATAGGATGCAAGAGTTTGCCGAGTCGCAGGTGTGCCGAAGGAAGGTGCTCATGACCTACTTTAGCGAGATTCCTGAAGAGGACTGTGGCAATTGCGATGTTTGTAAAAATCCTCCCAAGTACTTCGATGGGACTATGCTGGCGCAAATGGCGCTATCTGCCATGGTACGGACCAAGGAAAAAGTGGGTATCACTACACTGGTAGATATTCTGAAAGGAACGTATTCGAATGCGGTGCAAGAGCATGGCTATTCCCAAATAAAAACCTTTGGTGCAGGAAGGCAAACGACCAATTTTGCTTGGTTGCTTTTTATCCAGCAGTTTATCCAACAGGGAATTGTCGAACTAGATTATAAAGACCATTACAACCTGAAGCTGACAAGGCTGAGTAAAGAAATCCTTTTTGAAGGAAAGAAAGTTCAGCTAGTAACACCAGAAACAATAAAAGAAAGACAAGAACAGCAGAAGCAGGTAAAAATAGAATCAACACCTACAAAAGCTGCCATCAACCCTTCTTTGTTCGAAAAATTGCGGATTCTCCGGAAGGAGCTTGCCGAAGCACAGGGTGTTCCAGCCTTTATGGTTTTTGGGGATGCCAGCCTGAAAGATATGTGCGAAAAGTTGCCCAAGTCTATGCAAGAGTTCTTGAATGTTTCGGGAGTGGGGGAGCACAAAGCTAAGCAGTATGGCGAAGAGTTCTTGAATGTGCTGAGCAAGTTCGGACCTACCCCAAAGCAAAAGGGCGACACACATAAAATTACGCTTTCCATGTACCGAGATGGCAAAAGTGTAGAGGAAATAGCCCAAGAGCGGGGCATCCAACCCACCACGGTGTATTCCCACTTTGCTAAGCTCATTTCCGATGGGGAAGCAGTTGATATTCATGAGCTAGTCTCCGAGGAGGAAATTAAGAAGATGGAAAAGGCTGTAGGTGAACTAGGCTTTCAGGATGCCCTCAAGCCTTACTTTGACTTTTACAACGGGGAACTAGAGTATGGTAAAATTAGGGTGGCATTGAGTTTTCTGAAATTAGAGAACAATGAAAGCTAA